In the Phaseolus vulgaris cultivar G19833 chromosome 7, P. vulgaris v2.0, whole genome shotgun sequence genome, one interval contains:
- the LOC137829219 gene encoding uncharacterized protein: protein MEVCHILLGRPWKFDKKTTHDDVTNEITFTHMEKKFILYPLTPSQVVKDQLQMKLKREKEKIKVKNKVKVLRDNDEAWDKSAHSHKVIQIEQKLEKNEVKKILLSEQPSGLLLCKGALTCSATLFEVSKLPPKVKNLIKEFGDVFPEERPIGLQIDLVSRASLTNRLAYKPNLEKTKEIESQVQELLKKGWIQKSLSSCVVLVLLVPKKDGKWRMCCDC from the coding sequence ATGGAAGTCTGCCATATCTTATTGGGAAGACCATggaaatttgataagaaaacaaCCCATGATGATGTTACCAACGAAATTACTTTTACCCACATGGAAAAGAAGTTTATACTCTATCCTTTAACACCTTCACAAGTGGTAAAGGACCAACTACAAATGAAACTAAaaagagaaaaggagaaaataaaagtaaaaaataaagtgaAAGTTCTTAGGGACAATGATGAGGCGTGGGATAAAAGTGCTcattcccacaaggtcattcagatagaacaaaaattagaaaaaaatgaagTTAAGAAAATACTTCTATCTGAACAACCTTCAGGCCTCCTTCtgtgtaaaggagcacttacatgcagtGCCACACTTTTTGAAGTTAGCAAGCTACCTCCTAAGGTCAAAAACCTCATTAAAGAATTTGGTGATGTATTCCCTGAGGAAAGACCCATTGGACTTCAAATAGATTTAGTTTCGAGAGCTAGTCTAACAAATAGACTGGCTTACAAACCTAATCTTGAAAAGACTAaagagatagaatcacaagttcaagaatTGTTGAAGAAGGGTTGGATTCAAAAAAGTCTAAGTTCTTGTGTTGTACTTGTTTTGTTGGTGCCCAAGAAagatggcaagtggagaatgtgttgtgattgttga